In Anaerolineales bacterium, one DNA window encodes the following:
- a CDS encoding phospholipase D-like domain-containing protein: MKKTPAFFLLLSMFLASCEPLDDPQVYVPVTPLPFYASDTPEPFIIPVTDTPAFIEPTTAIETPVLMPVDTWWEVHFTDPLTTNDSAIVVDSVQGRLIEFINDAQTSIHIASFEFNLTPVAEALIAAKNRGVEVKWMTDDKNGLNYDTQPGRGQFSLLIGAGIEVRDDARSALMHNKFWIFDQQIVWTGSTNITVNGVYKQNNNVLVIRSPQVASIYEREFQEMWSGQFGPRAPSMVNTQWTILDGTPVQVLFSPEDNVMRNLIALVKDARTSIRFLAFSFTDFPLAQVMIERANAGVDVKGVFETFGSNSPNSELRTFWCAGLPVRQDGNASFLHHKVIVVDNSIVVTGSLNFSANADEVNEENVLIVDNAGIAALYLQEFEKIWSRAQNVGAGVFTCP; the protein is encoded by the coding sequence ATGAAAAAAACGCCCGCGTTTTTCCTGCTCTTATCCATGTTCCTTGCATCCTGTGAGCCATTGGATGATCCGCAGGTATATGTACCTGTCACTCCATTGCCTTTTTATGCGTCAGACACGCCTGAGCCGTTTATTATCCCTGTCACAGATACGCCAGCATTTATCGAGCCGACAACCGCTATTGAGACACCAGTCCTCATGCCTGTGGACACGTGGTGGGAGGTCCATTTTACCGACCCATTGACCACAAACGATTCCGCTATTGTTGTCGATTCGGTTCAGGGGAGATTGATCGAATTCATTAACGACGCGCAAACAAGCATCCATATTGCGTCCTTCGAATTCAACCTCACGCCTGTAGCGGAGGCGTTGATCGCCGCGAAGAACCGCGGTGTGGAGGTGAAATGGATGACGGACGATAAGAACGGCTTGAACTACGACACCCAGCCCGGGCGTGGACAATTCTCCCTGCTGATCGGGGCAGGTATCGAGGTCAGGGATGATGCGCGTTCAGCGTTGATGCACAATAAGTTTTGGATATTCGATCAGCAGATCGTATGGACGGGTTCCACGAACATTACCGTTAACGGCGTATACAAACAAAACAACAATGTACTTGTCATCCGGTCACCGCAGGTCGCATCCATTTATGAGCGTGAATTTCAGGAGATGTGGAGCGGGCAGTTCGGCCCGCGCGCACCGTCCATGGTAAATACTCAATGGACGATCCTTGACGGTACGCCCGTTCAGGTTTTGTTTTCACCCGAAGACAACGTGATGCGCAACCTGATCGCCCTGGTGAAGGATGCCCGCACAAGCATTCGTTTTCTGGCATTTAGTTTTACAGATTTCCCCCTCGCGCAGGTGATGATCGAGCGCGCCAATGCAGGCGTGGATGTGAAGGGTGTCTTCGAGACCTTTGGAAGCAACAGCCCGAATTCAGAATTGCGGACATTCTGGTGTGCGGGCCTGCCTGTTCGACAGGACGGCAATGCGAGTTTTCTGCATCATAAGGTGATTGTTGTGGATAACAGCATTGTGGTGACGGGCTCGTTGAATTTCTCCGCCAATGCGGACGAGGTGAACGAAGAGAATGTGCTCATTGTGGACAATGCCGGGATCGCCGCGTTGTATCTGCAGGAGTTCGAAAAAATCTGGAGCCGGGCGCAGAATGTTGGCGCAGGAGTTTTTACCTGCCCCTGA